Proteins co-encoded in one Acanthopagrus latus isolate v.2019 chromosome 10, fAcaLat1.1, whole genome shotgun sequence genomic window:
- the tox4b gene encoding TOX high mobility group box family member 4b isoform X2, with translation MDLNFYSDLTDGTGQHDGDPEFLDPQSFNGFDSDNKFPGGSDNYLTISGSSHPFLSSSETFHTPSLGDEEFEIPPISLDPDSALTVSDVVSHFGELSDSGPSDSVVVPGNAVVEGDDPSFASTFVNAPSQGLEHLSLGVINQSGGSALLGSSLGMDLGHPIGSQFSSSSPVTIDVPLGDMSQGLLGSNQLTTIDQSELSAQLGLGLGGGNILQRSQSPEHPLSATASPTSSLQDDDMDDFRRSVLVESPVSLAVSPGVISLDPSLSESPLSTPASSISPAVGRKGGAGGGKKGKKKKDPNEPQKPVSAYALFFRDTQAAIKGQNPNATFGEVSKIVASMWDSLGEEQKQVYKRKNEAAKKDYLKALSEYKAGHISQAPIEVMDTAPSPPPPAPAPAITAMPAASLAARSTRSQHYNPEENTITNICTSNIILDLPQVTTRSRTGAIKPQPPPATTPPNPPTVTKIIIKQTQLPSGGVSVTATTASSPRQPPPLQQMQSTPPPPRLQQMVHAQAPPPLQAKPRGAATAPPPLQIKVVPSARQSDSGAPIIVTSSGETKSVSSSGLTVEVGQSGDMMTGGEEVAEEGMEVEVNVASVPSVTPAASRSICVRAGCTNPAVDSKDWDKEYCSNECVATHCRDVFMAWCAIRGQNSTTVT, from the exons ACGTTCCACACTCCCAGCCTCGGCGATGAGGAGTTCGAGATACCTCCCATCTCTTTGGACCCGGACTCGGCCCTCACCGTGTCCGATGTGGTGTCCCATTTCGGGGAGCTGTCGGACTCTGGCCCTTCAGACAGCGTGGTGGTGCCCGGCAACGCTGTGGTGGAAGGGGACGACCCCTCCTTCGCCTCCACTTTCGTCAACGCCCCCTCTCAGGGGCTGGAGCACCTGAGCCTGGGAGTCATCAACCAGTCGGGAGGAAGTGCTTTGTTGGGGTCGTCTCTGGGGATG GATCTCGGTCATCCCATCGGCTCTCAGTTCAGCAGCTCGTCCCCGGTGACCATCGACGTCCCGCTGGGAGATATGAGCCAGGGCCTGCTGGGGTCCAACCAGTTGACCACCATCGACCAGTCGGAGCTCAGCGCCCAGCTGGGCCTCGGCTTAGGAGGAGGGAACATCCTGCAGCGCTCCCAGTCGCCCGAACACCCTCTGTCGGCCACGGCGTCACCCACCAGCTCGCTGCAGGATGATGACATGGACGACTTCAGAAGG AGCGTCCTGGTGGAATCTCCGGTCTCCCTAGCGGTCTCTCCCGGAGTCATCTCCCTCGACCCCTCGCTGTCGGAGTCCCCGCTCTCCACCCCCGCCTCCAGCATCTCGCCGGCCGTCGGACGGAaaggaggagcgggaggagggaagaaggggaagaagaagaaagacccCAACGAGCCGCAGAAACCCGTGTCAGCCTACGCGCTGTTCTTCAGGGACACGCAGGCGGCGATCAAGGGGCAGAATCCCAACGCCACGTTCGGGGAGGTGTCGAAGATCGTGGCGTCCATGTGGGACAGCCTGGGGGAGGAGCAGAAACAG GTTTATAAGAGGAAAAACGAAGCGGCAAAGAAGGATTATTTAAAGGCGCTGTCGGAGTACAAAGCTGGACATATTTCTCAG GCCCCGATTGAAGTCATGGACACCGCCCCGTCGCCCCCACCTCCAGCCCCGGCCCCCGCCATCACAGCCATGCCTGCCGCCAGCCTCGCCGCTCGCTCCACCAGGTCGCAGCACTACAACCCCGAGGAAAACACCATCACCAACATCTGTACCTCCAACATCATCCTGGACCTGCCGCAGGTCACCACACGCTCCCGCACCGGCGCCATCAAACCCCAGCCTCCACCCGCGACCACCCCGCCGAACCCCCCCACCGTCACCAAGATCATCATCAAGCAGACGCAGCTGCCCTCAGGCGGCGTGTCCGTCACAGCGACGACCGCCTCGTCTCCCCGCCAGCCGCCGCCGCTGCAGCAGATGCAGAGCACCCCGCCTCCGCCTCGGCTGCAGCAGATGGTACACGCCCAGGCGCCTCCGCCTCTGCAGGCCAAGCCGCGGGGTGCCGCCACCGCTCCGCCTCCGCTGCAGATCAAGGTCGTCCCATCGGCGAGGCAGTCGGATTCAGGCGCGCCCATCATCGTGACGTCAAGCGGTGAAACCAAGTCGGTGTCGTCCTCCGGTCTGACGGTGGAGGTGGGACAGTCGGGTGACATGATGACCGGTGGGGAGGAAGTGGCGGAGGAAGGG ATGGAGGTTGAGGTGAACGTGGCCTCTGTCCCCAGCGTGACTCCAGCCGCCAGCCGGAGCATCTGCGTCCGCGCCGGCTGCACCAACCCGGCCGTGGACAGCAAAGACTGGGACAAGGAGTACTGCAGCAACGAGTGTGTCGCCacacactgcag AGACGTGTTCATGGCCTGGTGCGCCATCCGAGGGCAGAACTCCACCACGGTCACatag
- the tox4b gene encoding TOX high mobility group box family member 4b isoform X3: MEFPGGSDNYLTISGSSHPFLSSSECPTKPIDLFNLAGSAGGTFHTPSLGDEEFEIPPISLDPDSALTVSDVVSHFGELSDSGPSDSVVVPGNAVVEGDDPSFASTFVNAPSQGLEHLSLGVINQSGGSALLGSSLGMDLGHPIGSQFSSSSPVTIDVPLGDMSQGLLGSNQLTTIDQSELSAQLGLGLGGGNILQRSQSPEHPLSATASPTSSLQDDDMDDFRRSVLVESPVSLAVSPGVISLDPSLSESPLSTPASSISPAVGRKGGAGGGKKGKKKKDPNEPQKPVSAYALFFRDTQAAIKGQNPNATFGEVSKIVASMWDSLGEEQKQVYKRKNEAAKKDYLKALSEYKAGHISQAPIEVMDTAPSPPPPAPAPAITAMPAASLAARSTRSQHYNPEENTITNICTSNIILDLPQVTTRSRTGAIKPQPPPATTPPNPPTVTKIIIKQTQLPSGGVSVTATTASSPRQPPPLQQMQSTPPPPRLQQMVHAQAPPPLQAKPRGAATAPPPLQIKVVPSARQSDSGAPIIVTSSGETKSVSSSGLTVEVGQSGDMMTGGEEVAEEGMEVEVNVASVPSVTPAASRSICVRAGCTNPAVDSKDWDKEYCSNECVATHCRDVFMAWCAIRGQNSTTVT, from the exons ACGTTCCACACTCCCAGCCTCGGCGATGAGGAGTTCGAGATACCTCCCATCTCTTTGGACCCGGACTCGGCCCTCACCGTGTCCGATGTGGTGTCCCATTTCGGGGAGCTGTCGGACTCTGGCCCTTCAGACAGCGTGGTGGTGCCCGGCAACGCTGTGGTGGAAGGGGACGACCCCTCCTTCGCCTCCACTTTCGTCAACGCCCCCTCTCAGGGGCTGGAGCACCTGAGCCTGGGAGTCATCAACCAGTCGGGAGGAAGTGCTTTGTTGGGGTCGTCTCTGGGGATG GATCTCGGTCATCCCATCGGCTCTCAGTTCAGCAGCTCGTCCCCGGTGACCATCGACGTCCCGCTGGGAGATATGAGCCAGGGCCTGCTGGGGTCCAACCAGTTGACCACCATCGACCAGTCGGAGCTCAGCGCCCAGCTGGGCCTCGGCTTAGGAGGAGGGAACATCCTGCAGCGCTCCCAGTCGCCCGAACACCCTCTGTCGGCCACGGCGTCACCCACCAGCTCGCTGCAGGATGATGACATGGACGACTTCAGAAGG AGCGTCCTGGTGGAATCTCCGGTCTCCCTAGCGGTCTCTCCCGGAGTCATCTCCCTCGACCCCTCGCTGTCGGAGTCCCCGCTCTCCACCCCCGCCTCCAGCATCTCGCCGGCCGTCGGACGGAaaggaggagcgggaggagggaagaaggggaagaagaagaaagacccCAACGAGCCGCAGAAACCCGTGTCAGCCTACGCGCTGTTCTTCAGGGACACGCAGGCGGCGATCAAGGGGCAGAATCCCAACGCCACGTTCGGGGAGGTGTCGAAGATCGTGGCGTCCATGTGGGACAGCCTGGGGGAGGAGCAGAAACAG GTTTATAAGAGGAAAAACGAAGCGGCAAAGAAGGATTATTTAAAGGCGCTGTCGGAGTACAAAGCTGGACATATTTCTCAG GCCCCGATTGAAGTCATGGACACCGCCCCGTCGCCCCCACCTCCAGCCCCGGCCCCCGCCATCACAGCCATGCCTGCCGCCAGCCTCGCCGCTCGCTCCACCAGGTCGCAGCACTACAACCCCGAGGAAAACACCATCACCAACATCTGTACCTCCAACATCATCCTGGACCTGCCGCAGGTCACCACACGCTCCCGCACCGGCGCCATCAAACCCCAGCCTCCACCCGCGACCACCCCGCCGAACCCCCCCACCGTCACCAAGATCATCATCAAGCAGACGCAGCTGCCCTCAGGCGGCGTGTCCGTCACAGCGACGACCGCCTCGTCTCCCCGCCAGCCGCCGCCGCTGCAGCAGATGCAGAGCACCCCGCCTCCGCCTCGGCTGCAGCAGATGGTACACGCCCAGGCGCCTCCGCCTCTGCAGGCCAAGCCGCGGGGTGCCGCCACCGCTCCGCCTCCGCTGCAGATCAAGGTCGTCCCATCGGCGAGGCAGTCGGATTCAGGCGCGCCCATCATCGTGACGTCAAGCGGTGAAACCAAGTCGGTGTCGTCCTCCGGTCTGACGGTGGAGGTGGGACAGTCGGGTGACATGATGACCGGTGGGGAGGAAGTGGCGGAGGAAGGG ATGGAGGTTGAGGTGAACGTGGCCTCTGTCCCCAGCGTGACTCCAGCCGCCAGCCGGAGCATCTGCGTCCGCGCCGGCTGCACCAACCCGGCCGTGGACAGCAAAGACTGGGACAAGGAGTACTGCAGCAACGAGTGTGTCGCCacacactgcag AGACGTGTTCATGGCCTGGTGCGCCATCCGAGGGCAGAACTCCACCACGGTCACatag
- the tox4b gene encoding TOX high mobility group box family member 4b isoform X4, whose protein sequence is MEFPGGSDNYLTISGSSHPFLSSSETFHTPSLGDEEFEIPPISLDPDSALTVSDVVSHFGELSDSGPSDSVVVPGNAVVEGDDPSFASTFVNAPSQGLEHLSLGVINQSGGSALLGSSLGMDLGHPIGSQFSSSSPVTIDVPLGDMSQGLLGSNQLTTIDQSELSAQLGLGLGGGNILQRSQSPEHPLSATASPTSSLQDDDMDDFRRSVLVESPVSLAVSPGVISLDPSLSESPLSTPASSISPAVGRKGGAGGGKKGKKKKDPNEPQKPVSAYALFFRDTQAAIKGQNPNATFGEVSKIVASMWDSLGEEQKQVYKRKNEAAKKDYLKALSEYKAGHISQAPIEVMDTAPSPPPPAPAPAITAMPAASLAARSTRSQHYNPEENTITNICTSNIILDLPQVTTRSRTGAIKPQPPPATTPPNPPTVTKIIIKQTQLPSGGVSVTATTASSPRQPPPLQQMQSTPPPPRLQQMVHAQAPPPLQAKPRGAATAPPPLQIKVVPSARQSDSGAPIIVTSSGETKSVSSSGLTVEVGQSGDMMTGGEEVAEEGMEVEVNVASVPSVTPAASRSICVRAGCTNPAVDSKDWDKEYCSNECVATHCRDVFMAWCAIRGQNSTTVT, encoded by the exons ACGTTCCACACTCCCAGCCTCGGCGATGAGGAGTTCGAGATACCTCCCATCTCTTTGGACCCGGACTCGGCCCTCACCGTGTCCGATGTGGTGTCCCATTTCGGGGAGCTGTCGGACTCTGGCCCTTCAGACAGCGTGGTGGTGCCCGGCAACGCTGTGGTGGAAGGGGACGACCCCTCCTTCGCCTCCACTTTCGTCAACGCCCCCTCTCAGGGGCTGGAGCACCTGAGCCTGGGAGTCATCAACCAGTCGGGAGGAAGTGCTTTGTTGGGGTCGTCTCTGGGGATG GATCTCGGTCATCCCATCGGCTCTCAGTTCAGCAGCTCGTCCCCGGTGACCATCGACGTCCCGCTGGGAGATATGAGCCAGGGCCTGCTGGGGTCCAACCAGTTGACCACCATCGACCAGTCGGAGCTCAGCGCCCAGCTGGGCCTCGGCTTAGGAGGAGGGAACATCCTGCAGCGCTCCCAGTCGCCCGAACACCCTCTGTCGGCCACGGCGTCACCCACCAGCTCGCTGCAGGATGATGACATGGACGACTTCAGAAGG AGCGTCCTGGTGGAATCTCCGGTCTCCCTAGCGGTCTCTCCCGGAGTCATCTCCCTCGACCCCTCGCTGTCGGAGTCCCCGCTCTCCACCCCCGCCTCCAGCATCTCGCCGGCCGTCGGACGGAaaggaggagcgggaggagggaagaaggggaagaagaagaaagacccCAACGAGCCGCAGAAACCCGTGTCAGCCTACGCGCTGTTCTTCAGGGACACGCAGGCGGCGATCAAGGGGCAGAATCCCAACGCCACGTTCGGGGAGGTGTCGAAGATCGTGGCGTCCATGTGGGACAGCCTGGGGGAGGAGCAGAAACAG GTTTATAAGAGGAAAAACGAAGCGGCAAAGAAGGATTATTTAAAGGCGCTGTCGGAGTACAAAGCTGGACATATTTCTCAG GCCCCGATTGAAGTCATGGACACCGCCCCGTCGCCCCCACCTCCAGCCCCGGCCCCCGCCATCACAGCCATGCCTGCCGCCAGCCTCGCCGCTCGCTCCACCAGGTCGCAGCACTACAACCCCGAGGAAAACACCATCACCAACATCTGTACCTCCAACATCATCCTGGACCTGCCGCAGGTCACCACACGCTCCCGCACCGGCGCCATCAAACCCCAGCCTCCACCCGCGACCACCCCGCCGAACCCCCCCACCGTCACCAAGATCATCATCAAGCAGACGCAGCTGCCCTCAGGCGGCGTGTCCGTCACAGCGACGACCGCCTCGTCTCCCCGCCAGCCGCCGCCGCTGCAGCAGATGCAGAGCACCCCGCCTCCGCCTCGGCTGCAGCAGATGGTACACGCCCAGGCGCCTCCGCCTCTGCAGGCCAAGCCGCGGGGTGCCGCCACCGCTCCGCCTCCGCTGCAGATCAAGGTCGTCCCATCGGCGAGGCAGTCGGATTCAGGCGCGCCCATCATCGTGACGTCAAGCGGTGAAACCAAGTCGGTGTCGTCCTCCGGTCTGACGGTGGAGGTGGGACAGTCGGGTGACATGATGACCGGTGGGGAGGAAGTGGCGGAGGAAGGG ATGGAGGTTGAGGTGAACGTGGCCTCTGTCCCCAGCGTGACTCCAGCCGCCAGCCGGAGCATCTGCGTCCGCGCCGGCTGCACCAACCCGGCCGTGGACAGCAAAGACTGGGACAAGGAGTACTGCAGCAACGAGTGTGTCGCCacacactgcag AGACGTGTTCATGGCCTGGTGCGCCATCCGAGGGCAGAACTCCACCACGGTCACatag